A region of Gracilinanus agilis isolate LMUSP501 chromosome 3, AgileGrace, whole genome shotgun sequence DNA encodes the following proteins:
- the GTPBP8 gene encoding GTP-binding protein 8, translating to MGPLGLSTALAGIVPRRVVGMRAYSGPVAVSHVLRLPERQQKGLVFPLQELERCLVHGASAKLHVRTFDPSLEDIARAELAFCPSPKHRIDYVSSAVRLDHAPSSSSPEICFIGRSNVGKSSLIKALFSLAPEVEVRVSKKPGHTKKMNFFKVGKYFTLVDMPGYGFKAPKDFVDMVEAYLKERPNLTRTFLLVDSVVGIQKADSIAIEMCEEFAVPYVMVLTKIDKASKGHLAKQVLQIQEFVDTQTQGCFPQLFPVSSVTYSGIHLLRCFMAYVTGNCHIQGRQLS from the exons ATGGGCCCGTTGGGGCTGTCCACAGCGCTGGCGGGGATAGTCCCACGGCGGGTAGTGGGGATGCGAGCGTACAGCGGACCGGTAGCCGTGTCCCACGTGCTGCGCCTCCCCGAGAGGCAGCAGAAAGGGTTGGTGTTTCCATTGCAGGAGTTGGAACGCTGCTTGGTCCACGGAGCGAGCGCTAAGCTGCACGTGAGGACGTTTGACCCGAGCCTGGAGGACATCGCGAGAGCCGAGCTTGCCTTCTGCCCTTCCCCCAAACATCGGATTGACTATGTCAGTAGCGCCGTGCGCCTCGACCACGCCCCCTCCTCCTCCAGCCCAGAG ATCTGCTTTATAGGAAGAAGCAACGTTGGAAAATCATCCCTAATAAAAGCTTTGTTTTCTCTGGCCCCTGAAGTTGAAGTCAGAGTTTCAAAAAAGCCG ggacacacaaagaaaatgaactttttcaaagttggaaaatattttactttggtGGACATGCCAGGTTATGGTTTCAAAGCACCTAAAGATTTTGTTGACATGGTAGAGGCTTATCTGAAAGAACGGCCAAA TTTGACTAGAACATTTTTGTTGGTGGATAGTGTTGTCGGAATTCAGAAAGCAGACAGTATTGCTATAGAAATGTGTGAAGAATTTGCAGTACCTTATGTG ATGGTATTAACAAAAATTGACAAAGCTTCCAAAGGTCATCTTGCAAAGCAAGTTCTGCAGATCCAAGAGTTTGTTGACACTCAAACCCAGGGATGCTTTCCTCAGCTGTTTCCTGTCAG ttCTGTGACGTACTCTGGAATCCATCTGTTGAGGTGTTTTATGGCCTATGTAACAGGAAACTGTCACATCCAGGGCAGACAGCTCAGCTAA